CTTTAGTCGGTGCCAAATAGATTAACGCGTCACTCCCGTCAAGCGCTAAATAGTCATGCGCTTTTATACGGAATTCAGCCATTGATTTCTCATCTTCTGCATAAACCCAACGTGCACAAGTGATATTAACCGCTTCATAAATACAATCCACCTTGTATTCATGCTTTAAGCGGTGTGCGACCACATCAAATTGCAAGATCCCTACTGCACCTAAAATCAACTGGTTGCTATTGAGCGGCCGGAATACCTGCGTTGCACCTTCTTCAGATAACTCGATTAATCCTTTAAGCAACGCTTTACTTTTTAAAGGATCCTTTAAGCGCACCAAGCGGTAGAGCTCTGGTGCAAAATTAGGTATCCCAGTGAATTTTAAATGCTCTCCTTGGGTAAACGTATCGCCAATGCGGATAGTCCCATGATTATGTAATCCGATAATGTCTCCTGCCATTGCCATTTCAGCATGCGCCCTATCACCCGCCATAAAAGTCAGTGCATTGGAAATTTGCACTTCTTTGCCTATCCGCAAGTGATTTAACTTCATTCCCTTTTTAAACGTTCCTGAGCAGATACGTAAAAAAGCAATGCGGTCACGATGCTTTGGATCCATGTTGGCTTGAATTTTAAACACAAATCCCGAAAAAGCTTCTTCGTTGGGATTGACCTTACGTTCAACTGCTAAGCGTGGCAAAGGACTAGGGGCATATTTCGCGAAATCATCTAATAATTCTTTAATACCAAAGTTATTGATTGCTGATCCAAAGTACACCGGAGTCATCTTTCCAGCTAAATAATCTTCTAAATTGAATTCATGAGACGCGCCTTTGACCAATTCAATTTCATTGCGTAATTCTTGGGCTGCGTCACCTAACAACGCATCCAATTCTGGATTAGTTAAGCCTTTAATTTGCTTTGCATCTTGCTTTTGGGCATTTTTACCTGGCTCATATAAATAAACGGTATCATGATACAGATGGTAAATCCCCTTAAACCGT
The genomic region above belongs to Legionella micdadei and contains:
- a CDS encoding peptide chain release factor 3, translated to MSDFYEDFTKRRTFAIISHPDAGKTTVTEKLLLFGGAIQLAGTVKGRKADRHATSDWMAMEKERGISITTSVMQFVHNQHVMNLLDTPGHEDFSEDTYRTLTAVDSALMVIDVAKGVEERTIKLMEVCRLRDTPIMTFINKLDREGREPISLLDEVETVLGIQCAPITWPVGMGKRFKGIYHLYHDTVYLYEPGKNAQKQDAKQIKGLTNPELDALLGDAAQELRNEIELVKGASHEFNLEDYLAGKMTPVYFGSAINNFGIKELLDDFAKYAPSPLPRLAVERKVNPNEEAFSGFVFKIQANMDPKHRDRIAFLRICSGTFKKGMKLNHLRIGKEVQISNALTFMAGDRAHAEMAMAGDIIGLHNHGTIRIGDTFTQGEHLKFTGIPNFAPELYRLVRLKDPLKSKALLKGLIELSEEGATQVFRPLNSNQLILGAVGILQFDVVAHRLKHEYKVDCIYEAVNITCARWVYAEDEKSMAEFRIKAHDYLALDGSDALIYLAPTKVNLTMAQERYPKIHFSATREH